The following nucleotide sequence is from Candidatus Poribacteria bacterium.
AACGCGCCGGAGCGCTTTCCGGCAGGGCGTTGAGCCGGTCGACGAGACGCTGCCGTTGCGCGGGATCGAGTCGCTCCCAGGGGGCGAGCGGCTGCCTACGCACGGCGCCGAACACGTCGCGCCACAAGGCTGCCTCCATCGTCGGCGTGCACGCGGCGAGCGGAACCCCGACGTAAAGCGCTCGACCCATGCCGATGTCGCGGGCGGCGATGAGGGGGTTACCCTCGACGGTCAGGACGGATCGGGCCCCCGGTGCGAGCGTTCCGGTTCGGATCGAGACGGGAACGCGAAGGCTGTCGCCCCTCGGCAGGCTCATATCGACCCAATTTGCCGGCGCGAGCGCCATGAGAGGAGCGAGCGGCGTGCCGTCCAACGTGGGCGTTCCAGCGTCTTCCAGCCAGACGAAGGTTCCGCCGCGCCGGATCCATCGAAGCAACGCCGTCTGTTGGGCGGGAGCCCATGCGCTGGAGTTCGGGTGGAGCCCCCTCCAGACGACCACGTCGACACCGCTCCACGCGAGCCAGTCGCTCGGTAGACTGCTGAGCGACCCCGTTTCCGATGGCTTGACTCGAACTCGTTGCGGCGAGTCGGGGTCCGCGCCATCGAGGCGGATTTCGCCACCGACGTACGCCAGGGTTCCAGCCGTCGACGTCACGGCGAGTACGCCGAGGTCGTTCGGGGCGAGCGGAGCCGGGATCGGGAAGGAGTAGGACGACTCCGCCTGTGCGGTATCCACCCATCGCACCGTGCCGTCGGTCGGGAGATCGGGCGTTCGTGCGACGGTTTCCCAGCGCGTTCTGCCATTGCGCACCAACGCGAGCTCGATGCCGTTTTCCTCCGCTCCGAGCGAGACGTAGGCGGTTCCCTCGAACCCTTCGGTGTCCGTCGCCAACGTGACGGCGAAGCGCGTCCAGCCGCCGCCGCGAACGATGCCGCCGACTCCGATGTCAACCGACTCGACGACCAGATCGGCGCGCGTCGAAGCCGCGCACGTCAGCGCGCACGCGCACGCCAAAGCGACGATATGAGTGTGGGCAGCGCAACGGTAGACCATGGGCTGAGCATACGGTCCGGTCTGCTTGCGATCAAGCCGCGACAGACGTATACTATCGGTAACTCGTCGCGCCCCAATCGGTTCTGCGACAGGTGCAAGGCATGGCAGTCTCAAGTCTCATTTCGCCAGCGGAAGTCGTCCTTCCGCGACCCATTGAAGCTCTGACCGTGGTGCGCACGCCCACCCCCGCGCCGTCGGAGAACGTGTCGGCGCTGCGCGACCTGGGATCGACCTCCGGCAGACCGCCTACGAAGAACCTTGCCGGTGGATACGACGCGGCAGACGAGCGTCGTCTGCGTGTCGAGGACGTGGCGCAGCGCAACGAGGAGCGGGTCCACGCCGAGGTCGTACGAGACACTCGCGAGGCGCTGGACCGCATCGCGGCGGAAGTGACGCGCATCGCCGACCTGGCGGCGAAGGCTCAGAGCGAGACGGTCTCGGCATCGGAGCGGACCGAACTCATGGTCGAGGCGCGCGAGATCGCAGAACGCGCCGAGGAGGCGTTTCCGGCTGCCGATCCGTTCATGAAGCCGGAAGTCGCCAGCCTCGCCGTGATCGCGTTGCGACCGGAAATCCTCGCGCTTGCCGACTCCGCTCGCGCCGCCGATGGGACGCCCGAGGCGGTTCGACTGGAGGAGCGCGCTGTCGAGGCGGTTCGGCGCATCGAATCTATCCGACGCGATATGTTGCCCCCTCCCCCTGAGCAGGAGCCCTTCCCCTCGCAGCAGGACGAAGTCGCGATGAGCGAACGCGAGCGCATCGAGAGCCCGGACGCCGCCGCGCAGGTCGCGCAAGAGGTGCGGGCGGAGGCGCGCGTCAACTCCGCCGACATGCTCTTGGCATTGGCGAACATTGTCCCCCAGACGGCGATCTCGCTGCTGGTCTCGACGTAGCCGCATGCGCTGTATGCCGCGTCGCGTCGGGGTTCGTTCCTCTCTCCGCATTGATTCCTCTAGGGCGCGGGTGGTAATATCGGGGCGTCGTCGCTGACGGCGCGGAGGGCTCTGTATGCGCGCGAAACGTGGCTCGATACGGACCATCGTCCGGCGCTGTGCGTTCATCGCCGTGTTGTGCGTGCCAGCGTTCCCGGTGTCGACGGCGCGCGCGCAGGAGCTGACGGCGGAGCAGGTTTTCGGCAAGATGCAAGCCGTCTACGCGAAGATGAAGACGGTTGCCGCCGTCTTCGACGAGACGACGATCATGGACGGCGACCGCCGAACGGCGAAAGGTCGGCTCATTTTCGGGAAGCCGAATCTGCTCCGACAGGAGTACTTCGACCCCAAAGATGCCAAATCGGTGGCGCAGGTGATCGTTCTGGACGGCTCGATGTCGTGGTCGTTCACGCCGTGGCTGAACCAGGTGACGCGCAAGGAGATGGACACGAAGAGCTCGCGCGAGCTGCTTCCAGGAGCCGGCGAGAACCTGGAACTGGTTCCCAAGAGTTTCTCGCTGTCGCTCAAGAAGGATGACGCGGCTCGCCGGAAGGGCGTCTACCTGCTTCACATGGAACCGAAGCCCGGCACGCGCGGCGTGGGCGTCGGCGAGCATCTCGAGATTTGGGTCAGCCAGAAAGACTGGCTTCCGGTGCAGGTGTCCTACACGAACACAGAGAACGACGTGGTCACGATCATCGCGTTCAACGACATGAAGCTGGACGTGACTCCCCCGAAGAACGCCTTCAAGTTCGAAGTCCCGCCTGGCGTGGAGGTCGTCACGATCAAGGACGACTACAAGCGCGACCGGTGATCGGCGAGCCGCACAAGGATTCCGGCCTGTTGAGTGACCGACGTGGCAAGGCGCAGTCTGTCAAGGTGATCACGCTCGGATGCCCCAAGAACTCCGTCGACTCCGAGTCGATGATGGGGATTCTGAGCCAGTCGGGATACGAGCTCACCGACGATGAGAAGCGCGCCGATGTGCTTGTCGTCAACACGTGCGCGTTCATTGAGCCAGCCAAAGCCGAGTCCATCGAGACGATCTTGGGAGCCGCCGAGCTCAAGCAGGACGATCCGCGCAAGCGGCTGATCGTCACGGGCTGCCTGGCGCAGCGATACGTCAGCGAGCTCGCCGATGAGATGCCCGAGGTCGACGCGTTCGTCGGCACCAGCGAGTTCATGCACATCGGCGACGTCATCCGCGATACCCAGCGTCCGCGCGAGGACCGCGGCGCGCCGATCCAGCGCGTGTCGTCTCCTGCCTACCAATACACGCAGCCGTTTCCCCGGATACTCGCGACGCCCTGGCACACCGCGTACCTGAAGATCGGCGAAGGCTGCGACAATCGATGCACCTTCTGCGCGATCCCGTCGTTCCGCGGCGACTATGCCAGCCGTCCGATCGACATGCTTGTGCGCGAGGCGGATGTCCTCGCCCAGTCCGGCGTGAAAGAACTGGTTCTCATCTCCCAGGACTCGACGTTCTACGGGCGCGACCAAGGCGGGGACGGGCAGCTACCCGAACTGCTGCGGCGTCTCGCGCGCGTCGATGGGATCGAGTGGGTGCGCGTGCTCTACGCATACCCGACGCTAGTCGATGACGAGCTGCTCGACGTGCTGGCTGGCGAGGAGAAGGTGTGCGCTTACCTTGACGTGCCGCTGCAGCATGTCGATAATGACGTTCTGCGACGGATGGCACGTGCGACGAGAGAATCCGAAACGCGGGAGTTGGTGGTCCGGGCGCGCGACCGCGTGCCGGGGATCGCGCTCCGGTCGTCATTCATCGTCGGGTTCCCGGGCGAGACCGACGCGCACTTCGCCAAGCTGGTGGACTTCGTCGCGGAATCCCGGTTCGAGCACGCGGGCGTGTTCCGCTTCTCGCCGGAGGACGGGACGCCGGCGGCTTCGATGCCGGATCAGGTCTCCGAAGAGGTGGCCGAAGAACGGTTCATGGAGCTCGTCGCGGTCCAGACGGACATCGCCCGGGAGTTGCGCAGCGCGCGTGTCGGCAGCACGGTCCGGGTGCTGGTGGATGGGAAGAAGCCCAACACTCCGCTGACGGAAGCGCGGATGGAATCCCAGGCGCCTGAGATCGACGACGTCGTCTACATCCGAGGCTCACGGCACAAGGCGGGCGTGTTCATCCACGTCCGCATCGTGGAAGCCTTTGAGTTCGACCTGTTGGCAGAACCAACTGAAGGACCCCTATGAAACGAGCCGAGTGGTCTCCATTCGGGCTGGCGAATGCGCTCACCGTTCTGCGCATCCTGATCACGCCGCTGTTCATGCTCGCGTTCTTCCATGGGTACCGTCACGCCGAGGCGGCTCAGGGCAGGGCGGCGTTCTACTACCTCGGAGCGCTGTTCCTGTTCGGGCTGGCGTCGCTGAGCGACTATCTCGACGGAAAGATCGCCCGGCAGCGCGGCGTCACGGAGTTCGGCAAGTTCTTCGATCCGATCGCCGACAAGCTGCTGGTCCTGACCGCACTGCTGTCGCTGCGTTACTACGGCGAGCTGATCCCCATCTGGATGGTACTGGTCATCGCCGGTCGAGAGATCGCTGTCACGCTGCTGAGATCCGCTTTAGTTGCGCGCGCGGGTCGAGTCGTCAGCGCGAACCTCTGGGGCAAGATGAAGACCGTATCGCAGATGACGATCCTCGTGGTCAGCCTGCTGCTGTTGAGCGTGAACAGCGCGGTCGGTTATCCCTACGAAGGGCTGCGCACATCTCGGGGACCGATCTTCTGGATGATGCTGGTCCCGGTCACCTTGACGGTTCTCTCCGGGATCGAGTTCGTCTACAGCAACCGGTCCAACTTCCGGGCCCTGGCGACGGGCAGCGAGGTGGCATAGCC
It contains:
- a CDS encoding outer membrane lipoprotein carrier protein LolA, coding for MRAKRGSIRTIVRRCAFIAVLCVPAFPVSTARAQELTAEQVFGKMQAVYAKMKTVAAVFDETTIMDGDRRTAKGRLIFGKPNLLRQEYFDPKDAKSVAQVIVLDGSMSWSFTPWLNQVTRKEMDTKSSRELLPGAGENLELVPKSFSLSLKKDDAARRKGVYLLHMEPKPGTRGVGVGEHLEIWVSQKDWLPVQVSYTNTENDVVTIIAFNDMKLDVTPPKNAFKFEVPPGVEVVTIKDDYKRDR
- the rimO gene encoding 30S ribosomal protein S12 methylthiotransferase RimO, producing the protein MGQPERLASGAGVLHEHRERRGHDHRVQRHEAGRDSPEERLQVRSPAWRGGRHDQGRLQARPVIGEPHKDSGLLSDRRGKAQSVKVITLGCPKNSVDSESMMGILSQSGYELTDDEKRADVLVVNTCAFIEPAKAESIETILGAAELKQDDPRKRLIVTGCLAQRYVSELADEMPEVDAFVGTSEFMHIGDVIRDTQRPREDRGAPIQRVSSPAYQYTQPFPRILATPWHTAYLKIGEGCDNRCTFCAIPSFRGDYASRPIDMLVREADVLAQSGVKELVLISQDSTFYGRDQGGDGQLPELLRRLARVDGIEWVRVLYAYPTLVDDELLDVLAGEEKVCAYLDVPLQHVDNDVLRRMARATRESETRELVVRARDRVPGIALRSSFIVGFPGETDAHFAKLVDFVAESRFEHAGVFRFSPEDGTPAASMPDQVSEEVAEERFMELVAVQTDIARELRSARVGSTVRVLVDGKKPNTPLTEARMESQAPEIDDVVYIRGSRHKAGVFIHVRIVEAFEFDLLAEPTEGPL
- the pgsA gene encoding CDP-diacylglycerol--glycerol-3-phosphate 3-phosphatidyltransferase; translated protein: MKRAEWSPFGLANALTVLRILITPLFMLAFFHGYRHAEAAQGRAAFYYLGALFLFGLASLSDYLDGKIARQRGVTEFGKFFDPIADKLLVLTALLSLRYYGELIPIWMVLVIAGREIAVTLLRSALVARAGRVVSANLWGKMKTVSQMTILVVSLLLLSVNSAVGYPYEGLRTSRGPIFWMMLVPVTLTVLSGIEFVYSNRSNFRALATGSEVA